One Hoplias malabaricus isolate fHopMal1 chromosome 12, fHopMal1.hap1, whole genome shotgun sequence genomic window, TGATCGGTGATCGACAAAAGAATTCAGCGagagagtccagtagagtatgtaccatgtggtggaaaagcaccactaATGTGTGGGTTTTATTGACATCCCAAAATCACTGAACAAAAACCGGGCTGTAGTGGGTACTGAGAGCTTTGTTTGTTGTTCAGGGGAGAGGAAGAGTTATGAGGAGCAGCTGAAGCAGATGCTGAAGGACTTGgccaaagagaaagaaaaaggccaAGAGAAAACCCTTCCTCACATGAAGCAGGTGAGACTCGGTTGGTCACTTTGTGCTTCGCTGgatttaaatgaaatgaaaatgaaatgattcAGTTGTAATGcagttatttgtcattgtacaacgtacaaccAAATGTGTCTttcgcatttaacccatctgtggcagtgaacacacacactagtgcactaggggcagccATCTGCAGCACCCGGGGAGCGGGTGCCGTGCTCAGGATCATTAACAGTTCACTGTCTTCCCTCCGACAGCGGGAATTCGTCCAGTTCTGTAAGACGCTGTGCAGCATGTTCCACGAAGACCCTGCAGAGAACGAACTCTTCCAGGCCATAGCCATGGTGACGAGCCTGGTCCTGCAGATCGGAGAGGCCAGACACAAGGGACGGCCCTCTGGGGCAGAGCCAGAGGTTGACGAACCCTCCAATCAGGCGGCTCCCAGCTCCTCTGAGGCTGAAAGTGATTGGACGGTGAGTTTTGAGCAGATCCTGGCCTCGTTACTCACAGAGCAAGCTCTCATTACTTTCCTGGAGGGACCCGTGGACCTGAGCGCCAAAATCAGCTCCGCAAAAGAGAGACAGTATCAAATGCGAGACAAACTGCTCATGATTCAACACAAGACCAGATGAGACCTGGACGAGACTCTGACGATAAACATACCATTTAGAGGAGACAAGGTTCAGACCTATGGGAGATACTGACGAAAGCCAAAGGAGACCCAGATGAGACAAGATCCAAATGACAAGGTTTCTGTATGTTTCTCAGACAATCCTTTGTATCCTAGAAGCAGAGGAGCCCACTGGGACCACCAAGGGGAGCTGGCCTTCCTTTGAAAAACAGAATCCAAAGAGAGATGCGTTTCATTCCCAATCCCAGCAGTGTATCTGAAAATCCCACACAGGGTTTACTTTAATCTGTTAAACCAGAGTGGAGTTTGTTTACCTTTGTTTGAAATCGCTACTGTCAGGACAAAACCTCGTATCTCTGAAGCAGACCATTTTTACAGGAGGAGGACAAACAGAAACTTCGTAATAAACGTCAGTCCAGTCATGaacatgctaatgctaatgctaataagTGCTGCTGGCACTTTCTAACATCGCCTACACCAACATGGAGATGACTTTTGTTTGGACAGCAGCGATATGCCACAAAGTTTAggtttgtcattaaaaaaacagtaaataaaaagctTGTTTGACATGAAGAAGCAGCACAGCTTGAACACCCCAGGATTAACTGAGATGCATGAACACTGCCCCCAGTGACAGTCAGTTTTTATAAAATGGCTGCCAGACATTTGCATGTTTGAAGGAAGGTGAAATGCTGTGAATTCACGGCTGATTAATACAGTGCCTTAACCATTGGCAGTCACCGTGTTGTACACACGCAGTGTACCGCTGAAGACATATCCGATTAATTTACTGTGAACTCCTTCGTCAGACCACTCTGCCGACAATGAAGTGACCTTCTCTGTTCACTGAAGTATTTATTACCTTCCATTAACTTCACTTTGGTGATGCCCTGATACACTACGGCCCAAAGTCTGTGCACCAAGGATGTTCTTGTGGAGTTTGTCCCAGCGTTTACTCATCTGCAAAGGCTTTACGATATAAGCTGGCACattttgctgtgaggatttaatagcATTCAGCCGCATAAACATCCATGAAGGTCAGGTGCTGGTGATGAGGTctgcatcacaaacaccactgcaGCTCATAACAGAAGAACCGGAGAACTCAAGAGCTGAGGGTCTTGTACTCTTACAGACTTTGactcatgtgcaactgctccagAGCTCCAAATGGGTGCAGCTAAAATTATTAGCTAAACTCCACAACCTTTGGGCTTAGTGTGTATCAGTAATGATTAGAGGTGGGcaattgtggggaaaaaatAACACCTTGATATTTTCACAAAACACAATTTCTACCACAGTAATGAATCTTTGAGGGTCGATAAGTTGAAAAACTAAGtaacaaatattaatataaataaatacaaagtgaTTTTAATCAGCATTTCCTTCTGTAGTAAAACCTGGTTAGAATCAAGAAAATGCTCAGAAACGTTGATACAGACGTAGTTTTGGCTTAATTTACTATAGCGATGATAAATATGGCTCCGTTACCCACCTGTGATCATCGGAAAATGGTCTCTTACTAATACAAATCTGTACTTTGACATCATTTCTACTGTGCCTTTCACATACTTGTCTTGATTGTCCtcttcagccaaaacattaaaacaaccttgtttctacactcattgtccacattatcagctccactgaccacatcgATGCAGACTGACACTGCATAAGTTCATAGCCCTCTTTCCCCATGGCTAATGAcccacacacagcaggtatgatgtgggtgggGGAccagtctcagcactgcagtgacactgacgtgattgtggtgtgttctatacTAGTACGAGTAGAAGaaacaaagcagtgctgctggtccAGCGCAATTGAAGTTCAATGGACAGTGGAACTGAAAATGGGCAGCAAATGCAGTAACGAGGTCATTTTAATTGTGAGCAGAGGatgtagctttaaaaaaaagtttcactATGTTCCTTTCAAGACCAACTGACCTGCTTTTAATGATCTAAAGAAAtgtaaggttttttttaatgttttcttcattttatattttgccTTAAATAAAATCACTGAAAAGAAGTACTTTCATTTGTAAAACCCACAAAAGAAGTTTTCAGGAGGAATGTGGTCCCATTTTTGTCTCAACATCACTCCCTTGCAGCAGATAAAGAAGTCACACCAGAAATGAACAGCAATAAATcggggaaaaaaatacaaatttaaatCAGTGGCTGCTGGAGCTCTGCTACTTTTCAGGGTTAAAATGAGGTGATATTGTTGCAATACTCTGTATAAAGTTTAAATGCCAGAGTGACGTTTCGTCTTAGTTTCTATGCAGGCAAAAATAAAACCCAACACACACTGAATCCTTTTATAAATTTATTCCAACATCCATGAACAGAACATTAGTTTTCATCCACATTGACAGTCTGAagacctagagagagagagggagagaacacaGGATTAAACAAACAGGCTAATTCAACTTCTGCATTGAAAATAATGAGCAAAGGTTTCAGAAACTATAATAACTAGACTAGATATAACTAGAATAAACTGCATGTGCATCAGTCTCGTGTAAACCAGTCCTGAACGTGTCATCAGATTATCCCAAACTAAATCCCATATACAGAACCACCTCAGGGTTTAGTTTTCCCAAACCTTCAAAGCTCAGATCTTGGGGGCtattccacaaaaaaaaaaaaaagatctctcAGTATGTCAGTCAACTTAACCCCAAATTCAAGCCTGTCCAATACCTATAGGacaatcctgctttgtggaatacctcCCTGGTATCTTCACTTTGAAGATCACAAACAAAAGCAAGACGACGATCAGAATAAAGCCccacctatttatttatttctaaacaTTGTTGATGAATGGGTCTCCACAATCTGCTGGGCCAGTGCTAGTTTTTAGCattcataaataaaatcatCCCTGACTCAAAGCAGCTGGAACAAACTCAATACATTCTGGTGAAATGCAGATAAGGCACCAAATAAGATCATGGTTCATGTAAAGTCATGAGAGGAGAAAGATGGCCATCCCAACCACCCAGACATCTGTGCTCCCTTAGGACTCTACACATCTTCACTGCTTGTTTAAATCTCTGATTCATTGCGTTTTAGACTTGATATGAATGTCAGCGTTAGTTTAACCCTGTTTCATTACCGTCTATTAAACTCAGACTTGGAGAAAATTAGCCTccagtgtcaaaaaaaaaaaaagcaagaaccTCACCTTTGTATGTGGTGACAGGAACGTATGTGACGAGGGTGTACAGTTTGTTTGGGGAATCTTCATCTTCATTACGTTTCCTGGAGAGACGCACACGCATGCGGTAAGGGACGttcctgaaaaacacaaacatgaatCAGGGTTACAAATGTCTCCAAGCACTGATCACTTAGTCCTCACCCACTCATCCCCTTTAAGCAGAACCCAACAGACTATTACCTGACTCCTTTGGCCCACACGGCTTTGTTCAGGCGTGTGTCGATGCGGACGTCTGGGGTGCCCATCTCCTTCATGGCAAACTTGCGGATTTCCTTGATAGCGCGAGGTGCCCTTTTCTTGAAAGAGCTGCAGCAGAGGGAAGAGTGAAAGATCAATAATAGACTCTTTTAGAGGACAAAGctatttacaaaacaaacatagTTCACTAATGGGGTTTCTGCACATTTGGTCATCACcaatagcccttttccaccaacgtgGGGCTGGTTCGGTTCCTGTTCGCACACCTTCAGCACATTCCCACCAATATAAATAGGATCTGGAGGCACCATGGTTCTAATCTTGAACAGAACCAGTTTAAGATGCAGAATTAATTTGGTTGAAAATTGCTAAAAAGTGACCCGAACTGTTTCAAAGAACCAGAACTGAAAGCGGCTTCAAATCCTGCCAGGttcccaaacaaacaaacattagtGGAGCTAGAAATGCCGGGGATCTGGAGTCAGAACACCATTTCAAAGATTTACCATCAGCTGAAATTGATATCTGTGATTCTACGATCTAATTCAGGTggcattaaattattttaaatcatagaAAAGGCAGGTGCTCAAACAGACAATTCACAGATTCACCCAGATAAACCCAAATTCCAATGAGAAAGCCCCTTTGCGGTTCTCCTATTGGACAGTACTAACTTACAGTCAACCTGAACACAAGGACAAGCTGAAAACACTCACATGCCATGGATGCGTTTGTGGACGTTGATGGTGTACTCCCTGGTCACCACCTCGTTGATGGCGGAGCGccccttctttttctctcctcctttCTTAAGTGGTGCCATCTGCAAAGacaacatttcatttattcTCAGGTTTGTACATCACCAGCTTATTTACTTTATGCTTTGGTTCTTTAGAGTCTCCTGACAAGCCGATCTGGATACTGACTAAACAGTTCATAAAGGATTAAGAATAGATGATAAATGTATAAACAATGTTGCATGGTTCATCAACACCACAGTTTCCAAACAATAGAGCTGCACTATAGTGACTTGATTAAATTGAATATCCATTCTCCATAACGCACAACACACTGCATATAACACAAACAGCGTAAAAATTACTATTCAGTTACTATGTTAAGGGTTTAAAGCACAGCAGCTGTGTAAAGTCAGCTTGCAAGTCTATATTCCGTTTTTAGTGCATGGAACTAACGAATTAAAACAGGCATTTCATAAATCCAGTTCATAAACCAACAGAGATGTGCGACTTTTGCCGTGCACATTACCTACAAAAGTATTACCTTTGACAGACATCAAAAGTAACCCTCCGCCTCAAAACATGCCCTGACTGTTTGACAAAGTTTAGGCTTGTGAGCGAATTTCAACATTTTGGTGAACTACTCCTTAAAGGTTAGCTATAGTTCTTCCGCTAAAACAAACCCACACAAGCTTGTCCTTATCAAATGCGAACGTACGGAGTTAGTTTAACTTGTAAAAACAACCCACTTTTCACTCCTATTCACACCGTTTTATGTCAGTAAACTCAATGTTGCTAAACGCCGTTAGCACGTAGCTTACAGCTTCCACAGACAGGGTTCACTTTATCGGCAAAAAATACACCATTTAAAACTCGCAGCCAGTCAAAATATGATTGTTTCGGTAGTTTAAGGTTATCTATGCACATATTGGCGTGATTTTAGACCATCTTCTATATAAAAAAGGCGGATGACGCCGGATTGTTGAGAGAGTTTTCTCAGAGAGATACTCACTGTGCAAGACGAGCGTCGGAAAGGAAGGAGTTAGGCAGTGTACGTAATACAAAGACTACATCCGGGTCTTCTCCCATTGAGAACACGATGATAAAGTTCACAATTTTACCGCTTTTAGCTCTTTTTGAGTCCTGTTAACACTCACAAATGTATAAAACCTCATcgtataatttattaaaatcaaCATATGTACAAATGGTTGGttgttttcataatattttgCATCCAATCGCTGAATTAGACTACAGCGTTTAAAACTACATCTCCCATGATGCACCGTGCCTCAATGTCTGTCGGCCAACCGTCGGTTTGATGTGGAGAGGATTGAAATCTTATTTTTGGCTATTTTTATGTAGTTTCTTATGTTTAAAACTTAAAGTTCTAAATGGTAACACTTCAGAAATGATAAGAATGACATGCTGAGTCGCCGTATTTAAATACCTCGCTCTTAAATGAGTCCCAAAGCTTGAGGTGACGTTCATGTCGGTGAGCTTTGAATTTTTCTCATGTATTTGGTACAAATAATCAtcatattatgtttttatttattgttaacgttaaatgtctgtgttttaGAAACGCGACCATGTAGATGATAGATGCTGAATTTGGCTCCTAATTCTCCTTAGACTtaatttttcattccaccttaaatatcgCAGTAGCTGCACGCAGCATGTAGCTAACTGCTGTATCATTTGctgtgccatttaaggtggaaaggaataTTCAAATAAAAGCCCACTTCAGCCGCGTTCATATGTAAAAGTGAAGAGGATACAACatacacactgatcagccataacgtTAAATACACCACCAATAACCTCCCACTATGATCAAGTTCTAATTTAGACAGAAGTAATATATTTCTAAAGAAATGGTTTTTTTTCTCTAAGACACACTGTAAGATTAATTACATCCAAAAACATTAATGCAATataacagtaaaaatatttataagtaAATACAGTTATTGATTTGAAAAActagaaataaaacataaaatattaaatatctgtTTGGAAAGCCATTGTCATTAAGTGCCATTTCACtgagtcatgtttttttttatcttatgtttgtttatgtgagcAGTGATAGTAAAACTTCCAGAGAGAAATCATGACACTGGCTCCCAAGGAGCTGTCCAACCTCCTGGGCATCATCTCAGAGGAGGCCTGTGGAAACACATTTGAGAGCCTCTCCAGTGCCTTCCACCACTGCTTCGGGAAAGCCGAGCACTTCAGAGTGGGCTCTGTTCTGGTGATGCTGCTCCAGCAGCCCGATCTTCTCCCGAGTTCTCCTCAGCGTCTCACAGCTCTGTACCTGCTCTGGGAGATGTACCGAACTGAGCCGCTTGCTGCCAACCCCTTCGCCGCTGTGTTTGCCCACCTCCTCAACCCCTCTGCCTCTGGGGAGGAGCAGGAGAAACCCCTCTCAGGTACTGGGTGAGAAGGATGTATAACCAAAACCAAAATCTAGGGGCTCTGAATGGCACAGCAAAGATCTGTGGTGATGCCTCAGCCTTTCAAAGCTGGGAGTCCTAGATGCACTGATTACCAAAAACATCTGCCAATAGTATGTggttttatattataatatgcACCACCAGCAGTTAGTccatcagtgttttactgagTGATGTATCTCTTGCAAAACATCTGGATGAGATACCACTTTATTAATCCCTGGAGTGAAATTAGGGCATTACAGCAGGTTACATGCAGATAAACACAAGTACAAagatataatttaaaaacagaattaaataaTAGACTACAACGGACTAAAAAGGAGTGTAATATACACTATAAACAGATATATAGTTTGGCAGTGTG contains:
- the rpl31 gene encoding 60S ribosomal protein L31 isoform X2; the protein is MAPLKKGGEKKKGRSAINEVVTREYTINVHKRIHGISFKKRAPRAIKEIRKFAMKEMGTPDVRIDTRLNKAVWAKGVRNVPYRMRVRLSRKRNEDEDSPNKLYTLVTYVPVTTYKGLQTVNVDEN
- the rpl31 gene encoding 60S ribosomal protein L31 isoform X1, whose translation is MLSLQMAPLKKGGEKKKGRSAINEVVTREYTINVHKRIHGISFKKRAPRAIKEIRKFAMKEMGTPDVRIDTRLNKAVWAKGVRNVPYRMRVRLSRKRNEDEDSPNKLYTLVTYVPVTTYKGLQTVNVDEN